A genomic region of Capnocytophaga canimorsus contains the following coding sequences:
- a CDS encoding Ig-like domain-containing protein — protein sequence MRKTNFRSMLAIGMIAVAPLMSSCNKSDESTPVVEITEVQISKPDFTMLIGETTTIVPTITPENATDKKLTWVSSAPNVAEVDVNGKIFAKSRGRAEITATTTNGKTATCKVIVLNARINSVEAEDGYMILETGKSVGEQIALYIKADPKYRYGIWIDLNNDGEKQHSETNITFDQEKNYTLGARTITIYGKITTLNCSNGKLYNLSVENNKALEELNCLNNSLTILDVSQNTALQNLWCQMNFLTIIDVSQNKALKKLECYYNRLTTLDISQNKSLGWLSFDNNQIKKAAMNAVLGALPERSTSDEAKVYIQMKDSAEEGNELPDAAKVIEAKMKNWKVYQFENGKDKEL from the coding sequence ATGAGAAAAACAAATTTCCGCAGTATGCTTGCTATCGGTATGATAGCCGTTGCACCGTTAATGAGTAGTTGTAATAAGAGTGATGAGTCAACCCCAGTGGTAGAAATTACCGAAGTACAAATCAGTAAGCCTGACTTTACGATGCTAATAGGCGAAACTACCACCATCGTCCCTACGATAACTCCTGAGAATGCCACCGACAAAAAACTTACTTGGGTAAGTTCTGCTCCTAATGTAGCTGAGGTAGATGTTAATGGTAAAATCTTTGCCAAATCCAGAGGGCGAGCCGAAATTACCGCTACTACGACAAATGGTAAAACCGCCACGTGTAAAGTTATTGTACTAAATGCCAGAATCAACTCTGTGGAAGCTGAAGACGGCTATATGATTTTAGAAACTGGAAAATCGGTAGGAGAGCAGATAGCACTTTATATCAAAGCAGACCCCAAATACCGATATGGTATATGGATAGACCTTAATAATGATGGAGAGAAACAACATAGTGAAACAAATATAACTTTTGATCAAGAAAAGAACTATACCTTAGGGGCAAGAACTATAACCATTTACGGAAAAATAACTACCTTGAATTGCTCTAATGGCAAACTATACAACTTGAGTGTAGAAAATAATAAGGCTTTGGAGGAGTTGAATTGTTTAAATAATTCGCTAACTATTTTAGATGTAAGCCAAAATACAGCTTTACAGAATTTGTGGTGTCAAATGAATTTCCTAACTATTATAGATGTTAGTCAGAATAAGGCTTTGAAAAAATTGGAATGTTACTATAACAGACTTACTACTTTGGATATTAGTCAAAATAAATCTTTAGGATGGCTAAGTTTTGATAACAATCAAATCAAAAAGGCGGCAATGAATGCCGTGTTGGGTGCTTTGCCTGAACGTAGTACCAGTGATGAAGCGAAGGTTTATATCCAAATGAAAGATAGTGCTGAGGAAGGTAATGAGCTTCCAGACGCTGCGAAAGTAATTGAGGCAAAAATGAAAAACTGGAAAGTATATCAGTTTGAAAACGGTAAAGATAAAGAATTGTAA